A single genomic interval of Acidimicrobiia bacterium harbors:
- a CDS encoding ABC transporter substrate-binding protein, with product MRSSTWRWAALLLALTMVAAACNSATTDTTQPAENTETTNTPTGGDEVKNPGLLVHAADDEPSTLDPAQVEPGEGGETVILQVYERLLEIGSGGPDLVPGLATEVPTVDNGLISADGMTYTFKLREGVKFHDGTDFTASDVKYSWDRAMEMDLPEGAAGVLSDIVTEVRVVDDFTVEVELQKASAAFLNTTVVAMVSSIVSEDAVEANGGIVAGEQNDFMQGNMVGTGPYTLTAWNRGENIQLEIYDDYWGTPAFLDVRIEIGPTPDVRVLGLRAGDFDTIEADPSFIGEIEGAEGVTIFGEGLTVEPIHIGFNLNIPEGALPAEDTIPTNFFHDPRVRRASNHAFDYQGFIDGALGGFGDFNPHYIPQGIFGYDPAAPVYGTQDLAKAEELFTEAGYCPDGFVVSVITEEANLFETAALVLKDSLESLPCNIEVRVLAVAEAQFDDAHAQDPIEYAMWVKNADPFADPHSYLSSYQHPDGEWGVIHGFANGYADPQKVADLIDAAEVELDADARAAIYSELQFLLYDDPMWLIAGQEGVVAAYRSWLKGWESNPLWPRPSLKFALIDK from the coding sequence TGGGCGGCCCTATTGCTGGCCCTGACAATGGTGGCTGCGGCGTGTAACTCGGCAACCACCGACACGACCCAACCGGCAGAGAACACTGAAACGACAAACACCCCGACCGGAGGCGACGAGGTCAAGAATCCCGGCCTTCTAGTCCACGCGGCAGACGACGAGCCAAGCACCCTCGACCCCGCTCAGGTTGAGCCAGGTGAAGGCGGCGAGACCGTCATCTTGCAGGTCTATGAGCGCCTGCTGGAGATTGGCTCCGGCGGTCCGGATCTTGTACCGGGTCTCGCCACTGAGGTTCCGACCGTTGACAACGGACTTATCTCGGCTGACGGAATGACCTACACCTTTAAACTTCGCGAGGGAGTCAAGTTCCACGACGGCACCGATTTCACTGCGTCGGACGTGAAGTATTCATGGGACCGGGCAATGGAGATGGATCTGCCAGAGGGTGCCGCGGGAGTACTGAGCGACATCGTCACTGAAGTTCGAGTTGTTGACGACTTCACCGTCGAAGTCGAGCTGCAGAAGGCAAGTGCGGCATTCCTGAACACCACCGTGGTTGCCATGGTCTCGTCGATTGTCAGCGAAGACGCGGTCGAAGCCAACGGTGGCATCGTCGCTGGCGAACAGAACGACTTCATGCAGGGAAACATGGTCGGGACGGGACCATACACACTCACTGCCTGGAACCGTGGCGAAAACATCCAGCTTGAAATCTACGATGACTACTGGGGCACCCCGGCTTTCCTGGACGTCCGCATCGAGATCGGGCCAACGCCTGACGTCCGCGTGCTTGGCCTTCGAGCGGGTGACTTCGACACGATCGAAGCTGACCCGTCGTTCATCGGCGAAATCGAAGGTGCGGAGGGGGTAACGATCTTCGGTGAGGGTCTGACCGTGGAACCAATCCACATTGGATTCAACCTGAACATCCCCGAAGGGGCGTTGCCGGCCGAAGACACGATCCCGACCAACTTCTTCCACGATCCGCGGGTTCGGCGTGCGTCCAATCACGCTTTCGACTATCAGGGGTTCATCGACGGAGCTTTGGGCGGGTTCGGCGACTTCAACCCTCATTACATTCCGCAGGGGATCTTCGGATATGATCCGGCCGCTCCCGTGTACGGCACCCAGGATCTGGCCAAGGCAGAGGAATTATTCACCGAGGCCGGCTATTGCCCGGACGGGTTCGTCGTATCGGTCATCACCGAAGAGGCCAACCTCTTCGAGACGGCCGCACTGGTGCTCAAAGACTCACTTGAATCACTCCCCTGCAATATTGAGGTGCGAGTGCTGGCCGTGGCAGAAGCGCAGTTCGATGATGCCCATGCCCAGGATCCGATCGAGTACGCCATGTGGGTGAAGAACGCTGATCCGTTCGCCGATCCCCATTCCTACCTGTCCTCGTATCAGCATCCAGATGGTGAGTGGGGTGTAATCCACGGCTTCGCCAACGGTTACGCCGATCCACAAAAGGTCGCTGACCTGATCGACGCCGCCGAGGTCGAACTCGACGCCGACGCCCGGGCCGCCATTTATTCGGAACTGCAATTTCTCCTGTATGACGATCCGATGTGGTTGATCGCCGGCCAGGAAGGCGTCGTAGCTGCGTATCGCAGTTGGCTGAAAGGTTGGGAATCCAACCCGCTCTGGCCACGTCCGTCGCTGAAGTTCGCCCTAATCGATAAATAG
- a CDS encoding ABC transporter permease codes for MQIRDYILRRLIVLPFLIVGVSIIVFGLTRIGGSPVAIYLSHEMSSEEVAEIEARFHLDEPVPVQYAYWARGVLQGDLGWSGVAAAPVTAVFPNKLAATMELAVASAVVAVSLGIGLGTYAGARRNKLPDHITRIISISGAAMPLFWFAIVMLIVFWVYLGWFPIGRSTPEVFASISHPTGLYTVDALLAGSFTAFRDAIWHLVLPALTLGYGATAIIARMMRSSLVEELQEEYVDAARAKGLAERLVLRRHARRNALMPTVTVIGLSFGFLLQGTIVAEIIFRWPGLGRWMADSVLRGDRATIMAYVLFTSVLFLVVNLVVDVVYAYLDRRVVLGS; via the coding sequence ATGCAGATACGCGACTACATCTTGAGACGCCTGATTGTGCTGCCCTTCCTGATAGTCGGCGTGTCCATCATCGTGTTCGGGTTGACCCGGATCGGCGGCTCGCCAGTGGCGATCTACCTTTCTCACGAAATGTCGTCGGAGGAGGTCGCTGAAATCGAAGCCCGATTCCACCTCGACGAGCCGGTACCCGTGCAATATGCGTATTGGGCGCGCGGGGTCTTGCAGGGCGACCTCGGTTGGTCCGGTGTGGCGGCCGCGCCGGTCACTGCTGTCTTTCCCAACAAGCTGGCAGCAACGATGGAACTGGCCGTTGCCTCGGCAGTTGTAGCCGTGTCACTCGGCATCGGGCTAGGCACCTACGCCGGAGCACGCCGTAACAAGCTGCCCGATCACATCACCCGAATCATTTCGATCAGCGGAGCCGCCATGCCGCTGTTCTGGTTCGCAATCGTCATGCTTATCGTCTTCTGGGTCTACCTGGGGTGGTTTCCCATCGGCCGCAGCACCCCGGAAGTGTTCGCGTCGATCTCCCATCCGACCGGCCTCTATACCGTCGACGCGCTCCTGGCTGGCAGTTTCACGGCCTTTCGCGACGCCATCTGGCATCTCGTGCTACCAGCCCTCACGTTGGGATATGGGGCCACGGCGATTATCGCCCGCATGATGCGGTCGTCGTTGGTCGAAGAACTTCAGGAAGAGTATGTCGACGCCGCTCGCGCCAAGGGCCTAGCCGAGCGACTCGTGTTGCGGCGCCACGCTCGCCGCAACGCCCTCATGCCGACCGTCACCGTCATCGGACTCAGCTTCGGATTCCTCCTGCAAGGCACCATCGTCGCAGAAATCATCTTTCGGTGGCCGGGTCTCGGGCGATGGATGGCCGACTCGGTGCTGCGAGGCGACCGGGCCACGATCATGGCCTATGTGCTATTTACGAGCGTGTTGTTTCTCGTGGTCAACCTGGTCGTGGACGTCGTGTATGCCTATCTCGACCGGCGCGTGGTGTTGGGCTCATGA
- a CDS encoding ABC transporter permease produces the protein MSTTSASPPIVTSHDSAFRVRLRRMGETAGRVLSNPTTLGGLVIIVMMVGMALLAPWLVEPNTPNASQMPRDWGAIAVPPGSPGHPLGTTNTGGDVLYGVIWGARTSLRLSLIVVTVTVAIGVAVGSLAGFRGGRLDEILMRIVDVFLSIPELIFALAIAAVLGPSFRNIILALAIVFWVKYARIMRAQVMHVKQNDYVDASRVIGDSNWNIFRKDVLPNSITPVVVQATLDMGNIVLVGATLSFIGLAEAGLAEWGVLVSEGQAGISGGRWWASTFPGLMVFLWALAFNLLGDGIRDVLDPKTETR, from the coding sequence ATGAGCACCACCTCTGCCTCACCACCAATCGTCACGAGCCACGACAGCGCCTTTCGGGTCCGGTTGCGGAGGATGGGAGAAACCGCCGGCAGGGTCTTGTCCAACCCGACCACGCTCGGTGGCCTGGTCATCATCGTGATGATGGTCGGCATGGCCCTTCTCGCACCCTGGCTCGTCGAACCGAACACCCCTAACGCGTCACAAATGCCCCGCGACTGGGGAGCGATCGCCGTGCCACCCGGCTCACCCGGTCACCCGCTTGGAACTACCAACACCGGTGGCGACGTGCTGTATGGAGTGATCTGGGGTGCCAGAACTTCCCTGCGCCTTTCACTCATCGTTGTCACTGTCACGGTGGCAATCGGTGTGGCGGTCGGCAGCCTGGCCGGATTCCGGGGCGGTCGACTCGACGAGATTCTCATGCGGATCGTCGATGTGTTCCTCTCCATTCCCGAACTCATCTTTGCCTTGGCAATTGCCGCCGTACTCGGGCCGTCTTTTCGTAACATCATCCTGGCTCTGGCCATTGTGTTCTGGGTGAAATACGCCCGCATCATGCGCGCTCAGGTCATGCACGTGAAGCAGAACGACTACGTCGACGCTTCCCGGGTAATCGGTGACAGCAACTGGAATATCTTCCGAAAGGATGTGCTGCCCAACTCGATTACCCCTGTCGTGGTCCAGGCGACGCTCGATATGGGCAATATCGTGTTGGTCGGGGCGACCCTCAGTTTCATCGGTCTGGCTGAGGCGGGTCTGGCCGAGTGGGGCGTGCTCGTCTCGGAGGGCCAGGCCGGAATCTCGGGAGGACGCTGGTGGGCGTCCACGTTCCCCGGTCTGATGGTGTTCTTGTGGGCGTTGGCCTTCAATCTGCTCGGTGATGGCATCCGGGATGTTCTCGATCCGAAGACCGAGACCCGATGA
- a CDS encoding ATP-binding cassette domain-containing protein: MTAPTTNPPKTTAPVVASVRDLRVHFKSKSGIVHAVDGVDFDVRDGETLGLVGETGCGKSVTARSFLRLVPMPPGIPVSGSIIFRPRQRCSACDGAGCPTCARTGRVVSPCPVCSGSGCETCEQSGAETLDLLTLSERKLRDIRGNRIAMIFQDPGKALNPALSIRKQVAEVFYAHRADELLAAAGIDTGSRSLPTALLRRRANQQSRTLESVMLSLPPLRARSQAISAVADAMVIAALAETQIPNPRAVMDRYPHELSGGMKQRVMIALALACDPDLLIADEPTTALDVTVQARIIELIKELQQRHKTAVVYISHDLSLVRKVADRTAVMYAGRIVEVGDSEQIFHEPEHPYTRGLIGAIPGAHHERGRLAAIEGTVPELIDPDPSCRFAGRCEYAASACWTQDPDLQQVGDRQVACFIHHPPEHGDAPTFDRTGQ; the protein is encoded by the coding sequence ATGACGGCTCCGACGACCAACCCACCGAAAACAACCGCTCCCGTCGTGGCGAGTGTGCGCGATCTACGGGTCCACTTCAAGTCGAAAAGTGGCATCGTGCACGCCGTCGACGGGGTCGATTTTGATGTGCGAGACGGCGAAACACTCGGCCTGGTCGGCGAGACCGGTTGCGGCAAAAGCGTCACCGCCCGGTCTTTCCTCCGCCTCGTTCCTATGCCTCCCGGCATCCCCGTGTCGGGATCGATCATCTTTCGTCCTCGCCAACGATGCTCAGCATGTGACGGAGCCGGTTGTCCGACTTGTGCCAGAACTGGCAGGGTCGTTTCGCCCTGTCCAGTTTGCTCCGGGTCGGGCTGCGAGACCTGCGAGCAGAGCGGAGCCGAGACACTCGATCTCCTGACCCTCTCGGAACGAAAGTTACGCGACATCCGTGGCAACCGAATCGCCATGATTTTTCAGGATCCGGGTAAGGCGCTCAATCCCGCGCTATCGATTCGCAAGCAGGTAGCAGAGGTCTTCTATGCCCACCGGGCTGACGAATTGCTCGCCGCCGCCGGGATCGACACGGGATCCCGATCGCTGCCCACCGCTCTGTTGCGTCGGCGAGCCAACCAGCAATCACGCACCCTCGAGAGCGTGATGTTGTCTCTGCCCCCACTTCGCGCTCGCAGCCAAGCGATCTCGGCGGTGGCCGATGCGATGGTCATCGCTGCCCTGGCCGAAACGCAGATCCCGAATCCCCGGGCCGTGATGGATCGATATCCGCACGAGCTGTCGGGTGGAATGAAGCAGCGAGTCATGATCGCTCTCGCTCTGGCCTGTGACCCGGATCTCCTCATTGCCGATGAACCAACGACGGCCCTCGACGTCACGGTTCAAGCCCGCATCATCGAACTAATCAAGGAATTACAGCAACGCCACAAAACTGCGGTGGTGTACATCAGTCATGATCTTTCGCTCGTTCGTAAAGTCGCAGACCGGACCGCCGTGATGTACGCCGGACGAATCGTCGAAGTGGGCGATTCTGAGCAGATTTTCCACGAACCGGAGCATCCGTACACGCGGGGTCTCATCGGCGCCATACCGGGAGCCCACCACGAACGGGGACGTTTGGCAGCCATCGAAGGAACGGTACCCGAACTGATCGATCCGGACCCATCGTGCCGGTTCGCGGGTCGCTGCGAATACGCTGCGTCGGCTTGTTGGACGCAAGACCCCGACCTCCAACAGGTCGGTGATCGCCAGGTGGCCTGCTTCATCCACCATCCGCCCGAACACGGCGACGCCCCAACATTTGATAGGACTGGCCAATGA
- a CDS encoding ABC transporter ATP-binding protein codes for MTAATDQRTVLAVRDVKKHFPIKDGALQRVVGQVRAVDGVSFDLLRGETLGLVGESGCGKTTLGRVLAGLEQPTSGGVYFDLSEQQRTNLDQALRAGEGDDLAQLEAAHRVDRLDAANWRRFRRNTQMVFQDSFSSLNPRHLVSDIVGRPLRVYKEASGSDLTERVVGLLEQVGLGRQHLYRYPHQFSGGQRQRISIARALALDPELVILDEPTSALDVSVQAQILNLLHELQQSRGFTFLFITHDLSVVRHMADRIAVMYLGRIAEAGNTTDLFNDPIHPYTDALLRANPDLTEDDEGFHGLEGTVPDPARPPQGCRFHTRCVYATPDCGWEIDDVVLQLEDTPALFDKLSGVERRSPFDASLQFTDTDASARLATALESEEMPASMKAAIEQVTVEGQTVSIRFREVDEVLLTPRGNGRLAACLLDSLPKRS; via the coding sequence ATGACCGCTGCCACCGACCAAAGGACTGTCCTGGCAGTACGCGACGTGAAGAAACACTTCCCGATCAAAGATGGAGCACTTCAGCGAGTGGTCGGTCAGGTCCGGGCAGTCGACGGGGTCAGCTTCGACCTCCTACGCGGCGAAACCTTGGGCCTGGTCGGCGAGAGCGGGTGCGGCAAGACCACGCTGGGCCGGGTTCTCGCTGGTTTGGAACAACCCACGTCCGGTGGGGTGTACTTCGACCTGTCGGAGCAGCAGCGAACCAACCTCGACCAGGCGTTGCGAGCGGGCGAAGGGGACGACTTGGCGCAGCTGGAAGCTGCCCACCGAGTCGACCGACTCGACGCAGCCAACTGGCGCAGGTTCCGGCGGAACACCCAGATGGTCTTTCAAGACTCGTTCTCGTCGCTGAATCCCCGCCACCTGGTCAGCGACATCGTCGGACGACCGCTGCGGGTCTACAAGGAGGCAAGTGGATCAGACCTGACCGAACGAGTCGTTGGTCTGCTCGAACAGGTTGGGCTGGGTCGCCAACACTTATACCGGTACCCGCACCAGTTCTCTGGCGGACAGCGCCAGCGGATCTCGATCGCCCGCGCCCTTGCTCTCGACCCGGAGCTCGTCATACTCGACGAACCGACCAGTGCGCTCGATGTGTCGGTGCAGGCGCAAATTCTGAACCTCTTGCACGAACTTCAGCAAAGCCGCGGATTCACCTTCCTGTTCATCACCCACGACCTGTCGGTTGTGCGACATATGGCCGACCGCATCGCGGTGATGTATCTCGGACGAATCGCCGAGGCAGGCAACACCACGGACCTATTCAACGACCCGATCCACCCCTACACCGACGCCTTGCTGCGGGCCAATCCCGATCTAACCGAAGACGACGAGGGCTTCCATGGCCTTGAGGGCACCGTCCCTGACCCGGCTCGTCCGCCGCAGGGTTGCCGGTTCCATACCCGCTGCGTTTACGCCACGCCAGACTGTGGTTGGGAGATCGACGACGTTGTGCTGCAGCTTGAGGACACTCCGGCGTTGTTCGACAAGCTCTCTGGCGTCGAGCGCCGATCGCCCTTTGATGCCTCTCTCCAATTCACCGACACCGACGCTTCGGCGCGCCTCGCGACGGCGTTGGAGAGCGAAGAAATGCCTGCGTCTATGAAGGCCGCGATTGAACAAGTGACGGTCGAAGGTCAGACCGTCTCGATCAGATTTCGAGAGGTTGACGAGGTTCTGCTCACACCGCGCGGAAACGGCCGTCTCGCGGCCTGTCTATTGGACAGTCTTCCGAA